A genomic region of Zea mays cultivar B73 chromosome 6, Zm-B73-REFERENCE-NAM-5.0, whole genome shotgun sequence contains the following coding sequences:
- the LOC100284624 gene encoding nucleic acid binding protein isoform X1 translates to MDGLHGTDACFSPARAISPQVRPPGPPDVGSQYLAELLQEHQKLGPFMQVLPICSRLLNQEIVRVSNIRRQHGVAGDFERFPAASPNQMHPAPPMTNFCGNGFSPWNGMHSEGRYSSMTPVLEHLAVFVQFNFIGRLLGPRGNSLKRIEASTGCRVFIRGKGSIKDSGKEEQLKGRPGYEHLSEPLHILIEAELPANVIDARLAKAQEILEELLKPVDESQDYYKRQQLRELAMLNSPLREESPHPGGAPPSPFSNGGMKRVKQ, encoded by the exons ATGGACGGCCTGCACGGTACGGACGCATGCTTCTCCCCCGCGAGGGCTATCTCGCCGCAGGTGAGGCCCCCCGGGCCGCCGGACGTAGGCAG TCAGTACCTGGCGGAGCTGCTGCAGGAGCACCAGAAGCTGGGGCCCTTCATGCAGGTGCTCCCAATCTGCAGCAGGCTGCTGAATCAAG AAATAGTGCGGGTGTCGAATATACGGCGCCAACATGGTGTTGCTGGCGACTTTGAGAGGTTTCCAGCCGCAAGCCCCAACCAGATGCATCCGGCACCCCCCATGACAAACTTTTGTGGAAACGGTTTTAGTCCATGGAATGGGATGCATTCAGAG GGTAGGTACAGCAGTATGACACCAGTACTTGAACATCTTGCCGTTTTTGTACAGTTCAATTTTATCGGCCGTCTTCTTGGACCAAGGGGAAACTCTTTAAAGAGGATTGAAGCCTCCACAGGCTGTCGTGTTTTCATCAGAGGGAAAGGCTCAATTAAAGATTCTGGCAAG GAGGAACAACTCAAGGGAAGACCTGGCTATGAACACTTGAGTGAACCCCTCCATATCTTGATTGAAGCTGAGTTACCTGCTAATGTGATTGATGCAAGACTTGCAAAGGCACAAGAGATCCTTGAAGAGCTGTTGAAACCAGTG GACGAATCACAAGACTACTACAAGAGACAGCAACTGCGAGAACTTGCAATGCTAAATTCGCCACTCCGAGAGGAGAGTCCACATCCAGGTGGTGCTCCTCCTAGTCCCTTCAGTAACGGCGGCATGAAAAGAGTGAAACAATGA
- the LOC100284624 gene encoding nucleic acid binding protein, protein MDGLHGTDACFSPARAISPQVRPPGPPDVGSQYLAELLQEHQKLGPFMQVLPICSRLLNQEIVRVSNIRRQHGVAGDFERFPAASPNQMHPAPPMTNFCGNGFSPWNGMHSERVGVPQGAMGWQGPPQSPSSYIVKKILRLEVPTEAYPNFNFIGRLLGPRGNSLKRIEASTGCRVFIRGKGSIKDSGKEEQLKGRPGYEHLSEPLHILIEAELPANVIDARLAKAQEILEELLKPVDESQDYYKRQQLRELAMLNSPLREESPHPGGAPPSPFSNGGMKRVKQ, encoded by the exons ATGGACGGCCTGCACGGTACGGACGCATGCTTCTCCCCCGCGAGGGCTATCTCGCCGCAGGTGAGGCCCCCCGGGCCGCCGGACGTAGGCAG TCAGTACCTGGCGGAGCTGCTGCAGGAGCACCAGAAGCTGGGGCCCTTCATGCAGGTGCTCCCAATCTGCAGCAGGCTGCTGAATCAAG AAATAGTGCGGGTGTCGAATATACGGCGCCAACATGGTGTTGCTGGCGACTTTGAGAGGTTTCCAGCCGCAAGCCCCAACCAGATGCATCCGGCACCCCCCATGACAAACTTTTGTGGAAACGGTTTTAGTCCATGGAATGGGATGCATTCAGAG AGAGTAGGTGTTCCGCAAGGAGCTATGGGTTGGCAAGGACCCCCACAGAGCCCCTCTTCTTATATTGTCAAGAAGATTTTGCGGTTGGAAGTACCGACAGAAGCATACCCTAAT TTCAATTTTATCGGCCGTCTTCTTGGACCAAGGGGAAACTCTTTAAAGAGGATTGAAGCCTCCACAGGCTGTCGTGTTTTCATCAGAGGGAAAGGCTCAATTAAAGATTCTGGCAAG GAGGAACAACTCAAGGGAAGACCTGGCTATGAACACTTGAGTGAACCCCTCCATATCTTGATTGAAGCTGAGTTACCTGCTAATGTGATTGATGCAAGACTTGCAAAGGCACAAGAGATCCTTGAAGAGCTGTTGAAACCAGTG GACGAATCACAAGACTACTACAAGAGACAGCAACTGCGAGAACTTGCAATGCTAAATTCGCCACTCCGAGAGGAGAGTCCACATCCAGGTGGTGCTCCTCCTAGTCCCTTCAGTAACGGCGGCATGAAAAGAGTGAAACAATGA